One part of the Streptomyces lydicus genome encodes these proteins:
- a CDS encoding cell division protein SepF: MNGPDATDEQWEGLAEVVPLRSSSEWPSWPDHRALPDEEPAEEMRRFIVIRVQTFADAREVAEYLMAQIPVLLDLSSADTDVAKRILDFSSGVVFGLGSGMHRVDTNVFLLAPVGTEVAESVAGAVPRS; this comes from the coding sequence GTGAACGGCCCCGATGCCACCGACGAGCAGTGGGAAGGGCTCGCCGAGGTCGTCCCGCTCCGCAGCAGCAGCGAATGGCCCTCCTGGCCTGACCACCGCGCCCTCCCCGACGAGGAACCGGCGGAGGAGATGCGGCGGTTCATCGTCATCCGCGTGCAGACCTTCGCGGACGCCCGTGAGGTCGCCGAGTACCTCATGGCTCAGATCCCGGTCCTGCTGGACCTCAGCAGCGCCGACACCGACGTCGCCAAGCGCATCCTGGACTTCTCCAGCGGGGTCGTCTTCGGGCTAGGAAGCGGGATGCACCGGGTCGACACCAACGTCTTCCTGCTCGCCCCGGTGGGCACCGAAGTCGCCGAGTCGGTAGCGGGAGCCGTCCCCCGTTCGTAG
- the corA gene encoding magnesium/cobalt transporter CorA → MSTDPPGRRPRSLRGLRKPAKKRPSGPSPVTPPDESGPARPTDGTNSSVITAALYQDGHRVSTHDSLTDTFRQLRDTPDTMAWIGLYHPSPSELVSLASEFDLHPLAVEDAMEAHQRPKLERYGGTLFVVLRAARYLDDPEEVDFGELHIFVGRDFVITVRHGGAPDLSAVRRRMESAPELLKRGPEAVLYAILDAVVDGYAPVVAGVQNDIDEIETEVFGGDPRVSRRIYELSREVVEFQRATRPLNGMLESLTAGFEKYAIDEELRRYLRDVADHALHTTDRVDGFRQALQDILTVNATLVNQQQNAEMRALAEAGFEQNEEIKKISSWAAILFAPTLVGTIYGMNFAHMPELHWSFGYPFAIVLMAVVCTSLYLIFKRRDWL, encoded by the coding sequence GTGAGCACTGATCCTCCGGGCCGTCGGCCACGTAGCCTGCGCGGCCTGCGCAAACCCGCGAAGAAGCGGCCCTCCGGGCCCTCGCCCGTCACGCCGCCGGACGAGTCCGGGCCCGCGCGGCCCACGGACGGGACCAACAGCAGCGTCATCACCGCCGCGCTCTATCAGGACGGGCACCGCGTCAGCACCCACGACAGCCTGACCGATACGTTCCGCCAGCTGCGCGACACCCCCGACACCATGGCCTGGATCGGGCTGTACCACCCCTCGCCCTCCGAACTGGTCTCGCTGGCATCGGAGTTCGACCTCCATCCACTCGCCGTCGAGGACGCGATGGAGGCCCACCAGCGCCCCAAACTGGAGCGTTACGGCGGCACCCTCTTCGTCGTCCTGCGCGCCGCGCGCTATCTGGACGACCCCGAAGAGGTCGACTTCGGCGAGCTGCACATCTTCGTCGGCCGGGACTTCGTGATCACCGTCCGGCACGGCGGCGCACCCGACCTCTCAGCCGTCCGCCGTCGCATGGAGAGCGCCCCCGAACTCCTCAAGCGCGGCCCCGAAGCCGTCCTCTACGCGATCCTCGACGCCGTCGTCGACGGCTATGCGCCGGTCGTCGCCGGGGTACAGAACGACATCGACGAGATCGAGACGGAGGTCTTCGGCGGCGACCCCCGCGTCTCCCGGCGCATCTACGAACTCTCCCGTGAGGTCGTCGAGTTCCAGCGCGCGACCCGTCCGCTCAACGGCATGCTGGAGAGCCTCACCGCGGGCTTCGAGAAGTACGCCATCGACGAGGAACTGCGCCGCTACCTGCGGGACGTGGCCGACCACGCCCTGCACACCACGGACCGTGTGGACGGCTTCCGGCAGGCCCTGCAGGACATCCTCACCGTCAACGCGACGCTGGTGAACCAACAGCAGAACGCCGAAATGCGCGCCCTGGCGGAGGCCGGCTTCGAGCAGAACGAGGAGATCAAGAAGATCTCCTCCTGGGCGGCCATCCTCTTCGCCCCCACCCTCGTCGGGACGATCTACGGGATGAACTTCGCCCACATGCCGGAGCTGCACTGGTCGTTCGGCTATCCCTTCGCGATCGTCCTGATGGCGGTGGTCTGCACCAGCCTGTACCTCATCTTCAAGCGGCGGGACTGGCTCTGA
- a CDS encoding ArnT family glycosyltransferase has product MWTLLLILAMASVLYVWGIDHAGVHPYYSAAVRSMASNWHAFVFGGLDPSGSITLDKIPGALWPQALSVKLFGPYDWAAALPQAIEGVLTVWALHRIVRAWAGAVAGLLAALVLTLTPITVALNRHTIPDTLLVLLLVLAAGSLQKAVSTGKLLPLLVCGTWVGLAFHAKMLQAWLVLPVFAAVYQLAAPGSRLDRAWRLLLAGITALVVSCSWLLLVWATPAADRPYADGTSNNNPFTLVFGYNGLSRFGHDPHALGAVAGTAASRTTGNTGWTMLVNHSVGPQISWLLPLTVLALVLGLLWRTGRPRTDGPRAGFLLWGGWLGVHVVVFSTSNGNHGYYTAVLAPALAALAGGGAALFRAEYRAGGRRRAALPAAVGLTALWTVVIDGPHSRFAPWLLPVVLMLGLCGTVGLWTCGTRSTRRAVHSALAAGLASALLAPAVWATSCLDPRYAGSPMSPLAGPVGPGYLDMRHHRTRTRANALNTPSTRDAALLGYLTAHRSREKYLLATQAAYGAEPLLRATSRPVLVMGGFTGLTPFPTAQQLTTLVSAHRLRYALLTSRRPSTPATVWVKRNCTRVPSRAYGRTSDGSFTLYDCAP; this is encoded by the coding sequence GTGTGGACTCTGCTCCTGATCCTCGCCATGGCCTCGGTGCTCTACGTCTGGGGCATCGACCATGCCGGGGTGCACCCTTACTACAGCGCGGCCGTGCGGTCGATGGCGTCGAACTGGCATGCCTTCGTCTTCGGCGGGCTGGACCCGAGCGGCTCGATCACCCTGGACAAGATCCCCGGTGCGCTGTGGCCGCAGGCCCTTTCCGTGAAACTCTTCGGACCCTACGACTGGGCGGCGGCACTGCCGCAGGCAATAGAGGGCGTACTGACCGTCTGGGCGCTGCACCGGATCGTGCGTGCCTGGGCCGGCGCAGTGGCCGGGCTGCTCGCCGCGCTGGTACTCACTCTCACCCCGATCACCGTCGCGCTGAACCGGCACACCATCCCGGACACCCTGCTCGTCCTGCTGCTGGTCCTCGCGGCGGGATCGCTGCAGAAGGCGGTCAGCACCGGGAAGCTGCTGCCGCTGCTCGTCTGCGGAACATGGGTGGGGCTGGCCTTCCATGCCAAGATGCTCCAGGCATGGCTGGTCCTTCCTGTCTTCGCCGCGGTTTACCAACTGGCGGCGCCCGGCTCCCGGTTGGACCGGGCCTGGCGGCTGCTGCTCGCCGGGATCACCGCACTCGTCGTCTCCTGCTCCTGGCTGTTGCTGGTGTGGGCGACGCCTGCCGCAGACCGCCCCTACGCCGACGGAACCAGCAACAACAACCCCTTCACCCTCGTCTTCGGATACAACGGACTGAGCCGCTTCGGCCATGACCCGCACGCGCTGGGCGCGGTCGCCGGCACCGCCGCCAGCCGTACCACCGGCAACACCGGTTGGACCATGCTGGTCAACCACAGCGTGGGCCCGCAGATCTCCTGGCTTCTGCCGCTCACCGTACTGGCCCTGGTGCTGGGCCTCCTGTGGCGTACGGGCCGGCCGCGGACCGACGGGCCGCGCGCGGGGTTCCTGCTCTGGGGCGGCTGGCTGGGCGTGCACGTCGTGGTCTTCAGCACCTCCAACGGCAACCACGGTTACTACACCGCCGTACTCGCCCCGGCCCTGGCCGCGCTGGCCGGTGGCGGAGCGGCCCTCTTCCGGGCCGAATACCGCGCCGGCGGCCGGCGCCGTGCGGCGCTGCCCGCCGCGGTCGGGCTGACCGCGCTGTGGACCGTGGTGATCGACGGGCCGCACAGCAGGTTCGCGCCCTGGCTGCTGCCGGTGGTGCTGATGCTCGGCCTGTGCGGGACCGTCGGCCTGTGGACCTGCGGCACGCGCAGCACGCGGCGGGCGGTGCACAGCGCCCTCGCGGCGGGCCTGGCGTCCGCACTGCTCGCCCCGGCCGTCTGGGCCACCTCCTGTCTGGATCCGAGGTACGCCGGCTCACCGATGTCGCCGCTGGCCGGCCCGGTCGGGCCCGGCTACCTCGACATGCGCCACCACCGGACCAGGACGCGGGCCAACGCCTTGAACACCCCGTCCACGCGGGACGCCGCACTCCTGGGCTACCTCACCGCGCACCGTTCCCGGGAGAAGTACCTCCTGGCCACTCAAGCCGCCTACGGCGCCGAGCCGCTGCTGCGCGCCACCTCCCGACCCGTGCTGGTCATGGGCGGCTTCACCGGCCTGACCCCGTTCCCGACCGCGCAGCAGCTGACCACCCTGGTCTCCGCCCACCGACTCCGCTACGCCCTGCTGACCTCACGCCGCCCGTCCACACCGGCCACGGTCTGGGTGAAGCGGAACTGCACCCGCGTCCCGTCGCGCGCCTACGGCCGCACCTCGGACGGAAGCTTCACCCTCTACGACTGCGCCCCGTGA
- a CDS encoding NlpC/P60 family protein gives MGTDSTPRRGPSRRQVLGAGAVLAAAGAVTGYARHYFSPDGTGDPHGDFRVPTDGYHFERHRTPARTVVRAADGRVLATFTDGARTAVLAGPTRTWSEPRTTRAVVHSNAWVRLMPEEWRPGHERTRGFREWFPKVLADRSPDVIGTAFQYGDGAPDRRAASGLRYAGKAHFGPRVPGQSSWSFHYLDEKSDFYDYLGVPWTFQDGTRKEPEKARYGDVDCSGFMRLVWGYRMGYPLHATNTPGPGLPRRAYAIASRAPGVLLIPNTGRRPADISLLQPGDLVFFAIDIGRPHGIDHCGIYLGPDDNGHPRFYSSRSKANGPTMGDLAGRATLDGDGFYAQGLRMARRL, from the coding sequence ATGGGCACCGATTCCACCCCGCGCAGGGGTCCCAGCCGCCGTCAGGTCCTGGGCGCCGGCGCCGTGTTGGCCGCCGCCGGCGCGGTCACGGGATACGCACGGCACTACTTCTCACCGGACGGGACGGGGGACCCGCACGGTGACTTCCGGGTGCCGACCGACGGCTACCACTTCGAGCGCCACCGGACGCCCGCCCGTACGGTGGTCCGTGCCGCCGACGGGCGCGTGCTGGCCACCTTCACCGACGGTGCGCGGACCGCGGTGCTGGCCGGCCCGACCCGTACCTGGAGCGAGCCACGGACCACCCGCGCGGTGGTGCACAGCAACGCCTGGGTACGGCTGATGCCCGAGGAATGGCGGCCGGGCCACGAGCGCACGCGAGGGTTTCGGGAGTGGTTCCCCAAGGTCCTCGCCGACCGGAGCCCGGACGTCATCGGCACGGCCTTCCAGTACGGCGACGGGGCACCCGATCGCCGCGCCGCATCCGGCCTGCGCTACGCGGGCAAGGCCCACTTCGGACCGCGCGTCCCGGGGCAGTCGTCGTGGTCGTTCCACTACCTCGACGAGAAGTCGGACTTCTACGACTACCTCGGCGTCCCCTGGACCTTCCAGGACGGCACCCGCAAGGAGCCGGAGAAGGCACGCTACGGCGACGTGGACTGCTCCGGCTTCATGCGTCTGGTCTGGGGGTACCGCATGGGGTACCCGCTGCACGCCACCAACACCCCGGGGCCCGGCCTGCCCCGCCGGGCCTACGCCATCGCCAGCCGGGCCCCCGGCGTGCTGTTGATCCCGAACACCGGCCGGCGGCCCGCTGACATCAGCCTGCTGCAACCCGGGGACCTGGTGTTCTTTGCCATCGACATCGGCAGGCCGCACGGTATCGACCACTGCGGCATCTATCTGGGGCCGGACGACAACGGGCACCCGCGCTTCTACTCCAGCCGTTCGAAGGCCAACGGCCCCACCATGGGCGACCTCGCCGGCCGCGCGACGCTCGACGGCGACGGCTTCTACGCCCAGGGGTTGCGCATGGCCCGCCGCCTGTGA
- a CDS encoding poly-gamma-glutamate biosynthesis protein PgsC/CapC: MIPVTVTPETAALGIALGLVFSLVCYLTTNLSPGGMITPGWLALTLVTDAGRAALMIGVTALTFFATKVLQRQVILYGKRLFAAVVLCAVVLQATVMLALQHEFPLLYTTQTLGFIVPGLIAYQLIRQPLAATAISTTAVTLGTYVVLVAGLLLGALPTG; encoded by the coding sequence ATGATCCCCGTCACCGTCACCCCGGAGACAGCCGCGCTGGGGATCGCCCTCGGACTGGTTTTCTCGCTGGTGTGCTACCTGACCACCAATCTCTCCCCCGGCGGCATGATCACCCCCGGCTGGCTGGCGCTGACCCTCGTCACCGACGCGGGCCGGGCCGCACTGATGATCGGCGTCACGGCGCTCACCTTCTTCGCGACCAAGGTCCTGCAGCGCCAGGTGATCCTGTACGGGAAGCGGCTGTTCGCCGCGGTGGTGCTGTGTGCGGTGGTGCTGCAGGCCACGGTGATGCTCGCGCTCCAGCACGAGTTCCCGCTCCTGTACACCACACAGACCCTGGGCTTCATCGTGCCCGGCCTGATCGCCTATCAGCTGATCCGCCAGCCACTGGCGGCCACCGCGATCTCCACCACCGCGGTGACCCTCGGCACGTATGTGGTGCTCGTCGCCGGACTCCTGCTGGGGGCACTGCCCACCGGCTGA
- the pgsB gene encoding poly-gamma-glutamate synthase PgsB encodes MFFLYVVLLLSCAVLWVAGVLEQRRHYAALAQIPTRVLVNGIRGKSSITRLCAGALRGGGLVTVAKTTGTAARFIHPDATEEPVYRKFGIANVVEQIGIVRRAAAYRPHALVIECMAVMPALQEVNQEKLIHSTIGVLCNVREDHLEEMGPTLDDVARSLCRSMPVGGVCVTAEQARLHILKEEAEKRDCRLIAVDPESVTDEELRGFSWFTFKENVAIALAVAQLLGVDRHTALRGMWDAPPDPGVLSVERYRTPDGKRLRFANVFAANDPESTLMNIRQLEELGAIRRPLNVVINCRPDRVERNGQMGAIVPDLNPETVFLIGHPTKSARDGIPPGRSSGRLVDLGGERRDPAELTHALLSELGPDSSLVAIGNIHGQGELFLERLGELVADETGEPLGVAHPPEPEPYSWVASLSGPEPDPRHPDPAATGHHAPNDPTRKPL; translated from the coding sequence GTGTTTTTCCTCTATGTTGTGCTGCTGCTGAGCTGTGCGGTGCTGTGGGTCGCCGGCGTATTGGAACAGCGGCGTCACTACGCCGCGCTGGCGCAGATCCCCACCCGGGTGCTCGTCAACGGCATTCGAGGCAAGAGCTCCATCACTCGGCTGTGCGCGGGGGCGCTGCGCGGCGGTGGCCTGGTCACGGTTGCCAAGACCACCGGCACCGCGGCCCGGTTCATCCACCCGGACGCCACCGAGGAGCCGGTGTACCGCAAGTTCGGCATCGCCAATGTCGTGGAACAGATCGGCATCGTGCGGCGCGCGGCGGCGTACCGGCCGCACGCGCTGGTGATCGAGTGCATGGCGGTGATGCCCGCACTTCAGGAGGTCAACCAGGAGAAGCTGATCCACTCCACCATCGGTGTGCTGTGCAATGTCCGCGAGGACCACCTTGAGGAGATGGGGCCCACGCTCGATGACGTGGCCCGATCGCTCTGCCGGTCGATGCCGGTCGGCGGGGTCTGTGTCACCGCCGAACAGGCGCGTCTGCACATCCTCAAGGAGGAGGCGGAAAAGAGGGATTGCCGACTGATCGCGGTCGATCCGGAGTCGGTCACCGACGAAGAGCTGCGCGGGTTCAGTTGGTTCACCTTCAAGGAGAACGTCGCCATCGCGCTGGCGGTGGCGCAACTCCTCGGCGTGGACCGGCACACCGCGCTGCGCGGTATGTGGGACGCGCCACCGGACCCCGGTGTGCTCTCCGTCGAGCGGTACCGCACACCGGACGGCAAGCGGCTGCGCTTCGCCAATGTCTTCGCAGCCAATGACCCCGAGTCGACCTTGATGAACATCCGTCAGCTGGAGGAGCTGGGCGCGATCCGTCGCCCGCTCAACGTGGTCATCAACTGCCGCCCGGACCGGGTGGAACGCAACGGGCAGATGGGGGCGATCGTCCCCGATCTGAACCCGGAGACCGTCTTCCTGATCGGGCATCCCACCAAGAGCGCCCGCGACGGCATCCCGCCGGGCCGGTCATCGGGGCGCTTGGTGGACCTGGGTGGCGAACGGCGCGACCCGGCCGAGCTGACCCACGCCCTCCTCAGCGAACTGGGGCCGGACTCCTCGCTGGTGGCCATCGGCAACATCCATGGCCAGGGTGAACTGTTCCTGGAGCGCCTCGGCGAGCTGGTCGCGGACGAGACCGGCGAACCACTCGGGGTCGCGCACCCGCCCGAGCCGGAACCGTACAGCTGGGTGGCGTCACTGTCCGGCCCGGAGCCCGACCCGCGTCACCCCGACCCTGCCGCCACCGGCCACCACGCACCGAACGACCCCACAAGGAAGCCGCTATGA
- a CDS encoding cache domain-containing protein — translation MPLLGGVRPPIAVLLCALLVVAAFVAAGLGTVHEQDVPQALADAERQIAADTALSVATSVNARAAELRRTAASVAPAVGSSPARILKSLPPARRSGEAERSVQGAVLLAPRTGKLRAAGGEPVLLTGMDVTALARSDADDIKPRLATSASGEPRLLFFARVAAPAPGHVKDENADQARDLDENQAGDERAFLLVVSEKLLAPQVYGGGRTGQLVDQDGKVLASTAGGPARPPGNGDRALLAAAESAADAGPRTAGASGSLLGDRHRGLRRVAGWAPVAAADGKDETSGLGLTILTYRDVPPLKGGPDHMRFALVAAGALVLIAALVTVVLWRIVQRPLLWLHLSAARLAEGASKGPGARGELARPVPVAGFGELGRAGRALESIRRQLVGEAGPEPVRPARRRPGIRSLAVACVLLIAAWGAPLLFLVNRVEAGKAVPAATVADQQARTEAVADRVRQTLGRSYTDLAAVASAASGQSRERAADVLQRALADHPKYRSLYVLDRSGAILTRVGKEPLRSLVHAPTGSGITRVNTSGRIPAIAAYAQIPAARTAKDAAPAVLFAEIDVNALNSLLSRPGLGSVWLTDERHRVLAASVGFQAFQPLPSQGFTRLTAKTAAAPGSAGSPVSAVLHAETTPGAGPSVAAAAPLARTGPAAGLGWRVVSAEPAAALKLTAYQAQARTMLAGLLALTAGIACLGWLHIVVVRPLRALAGCAERLAGGDRRTVLYPVHHDECGSVTRSLELLRQALAGQGRVDRAGPSSAPAPSSRCTGAPGPQRIN, via the coding sequence ATGCCTTTGCTCGGAGGCGTCCGCCCACCGATCGCCGTACTGCTCTGTGCGCTGCTGGTGGTCGCCGCGTTCGTCGCAGCCGGTCTCGGTACCGTTCACGAACAGGACGTGCCCCAGGCACTGGCCGACGCGGAACGCCAGATCGCCGCCGACACCGCCCTCTCGGTCGCCACCTCCGTCAATGCCCGAGCCGCGGAACTGCGCCGCACCGCAGCCTCGGTCGCGCCCGCCGTCGGCAGTTCTCCGGCACGGATCCTGAAGTCCCTGCCGCCCGCCCGGCGTTCCGGCGAAGCCGAACGTTCCGTACAGGGTGCTGTGCTGCTCGCCCCGCGCACGGGCAAGCTGCGGGCGGCCGGAGGCGAACCGGTGCTGCTGACCGGAATGGATGTGACCGCCCTGGCGCGGTCCGACGCCGACGACATCAAGCCCCGGCTGGCCACCTCGGCGAGCGGCGAGCCCCGGCTGCTGTTCTTCGCCCGGGTGGCCGCGCCCGCTCCGGGGCACGTCAAGGACGAGAACGCCGACCAGGCACGGGACCTGGACGAGAACCAGGCGGGCGACGAGCGCGCCTTTCTGCTGGTCGTCTCCGAGAAGCTCCTCGCCCCCCAGGTGTACGGGGGCGGGCGCACCGGCCAACTCGTCGACCAGGACGGCAAAGTGCTCGCCAGCACCGCAGGCGGCCCGGCCCGGCCGCCCGGCAACGGCGACCGCGCCCTGCTCGCCGCGGCGGAGAGTGCCGCGGACGCCGGTCCCCGCACCGCCGGCGCCTCCGGAAGCCTGCTCGGTGACCGCCACCGCGGCTTGCGCAGGGTCGCCGGCTGGGCACCGGTCGCCGCGGCGGACGGCAAGGACGAGACCTCCGGACTGGGGCTGACGATCCTCACGTACAGGGACGTGCCGCCGTTGAAGGGCGGCCCCGACCACATGCGGTTCGCCCTGGTGGCCGCGGGTGCGCTGGTGCTGATCGCCGCGTTGGTCACCGTGGTGCTGTGGCGCATCGTGCAACGCCCGCTGCTATGGCTCCACCTGTCCGCCGCGCGGTTGGCCGAGGGGGCATCGAAGGGACCGGGGGCACGTGGGGAGTTGGCGCGGCCGGTGCCGGTCGCCGGCTTCGGCGAGCTGGGCCGGGCGGGCCGGGCGCTGGAGTCCATACGCCGCCAACTGGTCGGAGAGGCGGGACCGGAACCCGTACGGCCGGCGCGAAGACGCCCCGGTATCCGGTCCTTGGCGGTCGCCTGCGTACTGCTGATCGCCGCGTGGGGGGCACCGCTGCTGTTCCTGGTCAACCGGGTGGAGGCCGGCAAGGCCGTACCGGCCGCCACCGTGGCCGACCAGCAGGCACGTACCGAAGCCGTCGCCGACCGGGTGCGGCAGACCCTGGGCCGGAGTTACACCGACCTCGCGGCGGTGGCGTCGGCCGCCTCCGGGCAGTCGCGTGAGCGGGCGGCAGACGTACTGCAACGCGCGCTCGCCGACCACCCCAAGTACCGCTCCCTGTATGTGCTGGACCGCTCCGGCGCCATCCTGACGCGGGTGGGCAAGGAGCCGCTTCGCTCCCTCGTCCACGCGCCGACCGGTAGCGGGATCACCCGGGTCAACACGTCCGGCAGGATTCCCGCGATTGCCGCCTACGCCCAGATCCCGGCGGCAAGGACCGCAAAGGATGCCGCCCCGGCCGTACTCTTCGCCGAGATCGATGTGAACGCGCTGAACAGCCTGCTCTCCCGGCCGGGGCTCGGCAGTGTCTGGCTCACCGACGAGCGTCACCGGGTCCTCGCGGCCAGCGTCGGCTTCCAGGCATTCCAGCCGCTGCCCAGTCAGGGCTTCACCCGCCTGACGGCCAAGACGGCGGCAGCACCCGGGAGTGCGGGAAGCCCGGTGTCGGCCGTACTGCATGCGGAGACCACGCCGGGTGCCGGGCCGTCGGTCGCGGCCGCCGCGCCACTGGCACGGACGGGGCCCGCTGCCGGACTCGGCTGGCGGGTGGTCTCGGCAGAGCCCGCCGCGGCACTCAAACTGACGGCATATCAGGCGCAGGCGCGCACCATGCTGGCCGGGCTGCTCGCCCTGACCGCGGGCATCGCCTGCTTGGGCTGGCTGCACATCGTGGTGGTCCGACCGCTGCGCGCCCTCGCCGGCTGCGCGGAGCGACTGGCCGGCGGCGACCGCCGCACGGTGCTGTACCCGGTCCACCACGACGAGTGCGGCTCGGTGACCCGCAGCCTGGAACTGCTCCGGCAGGCGCTCGCGGGCCAGGGCCGTGTCGATCGAGCCGGCCCGTCCTCTGCCCCTGCCCCGTCGTCCCGGTGCACCGGTGCACCGGGGCCGCAAAGGATCAACTGA
- a CDS encoding alpha/beta hydrolase family protein — MTTAASVDDAGQAAGQMVALDDAAQAPGQAVGLGDAAQHPRRDASLKVAPAPGQLTLPAPTGRHRVGTVDLHLRDAKRMDPWVPGQQRELMVSLWYPATHTSRYPAALLPNSQQVLPGGVTLPTTAGHTGAPVDHKAGKLPVLLYSPGGRGNRATGTALVQDLASRGYLVVTIDHTHDTGDVVFPGGRHEVSMLPPGTKSRDLIDVRAADAHFVIDQLAEIARGHNPDVEHKPLPHGLTQAVSTKHIGMFGASLGGGSVAAAMHADSRIDAGANLDGQLFGSSEHQRLDRPYMLFSSGHHNRNTDPSWARLWENLHGERLDLKLRGSGHNSFVDNQVLFPQAPGAFGVTPEVMQQALGTIDPNRSIEVQRTYVAAFFDKHLRNQHSDLLDGPSRHFPEIAFVR, encoded by the coding sequence ATGACCACGGCAGCGTCCGTGGACGACGCGGGGCAGGCCGCGGGCCAGATGGTGGCGCTGGACGACGCGGCGCAAGCCCCGGGCCAGGCGGTGGGCTTGGGCGACGCGGCGCAACACCCGCGCCGGGATGCGTCCTTGAAGGTGGCGCCGGCCCCGGGCCAGCTGACTCTCCCCGCCCCGACCGGGCGCCATCGCGTCGGAACGGTCGATCTGCACCTGCGCGACGCGAAACGCATGGATCCGTGGGTGCCCGGACAGCAGCGCGAGTTGATGGTCTCGCTCTGGTACCCGGCCACCCACACCTCCCGCTATCCCGCCGCACTCCTCCCCAACAGCCAGCAGGTGCTGCCGGGCGGGGTCACCCTGCCCACCACTGCCGGGCACACCGGCGCCCCGGTTGACCACAAAGCCGGCAAGCTGCCGGTGCTGCTGTACTCGCCCGGCGGGCGCGGGAACCGTGCGACGGGCACGGCACTGGTTCAGGACCTGGCCAGCCGCGGCTACTTGGTCGTCACCATCGACCACACCCACGACACCGGCGATGTGGTGTTCCCCGGCGGGCGACATGAGGTGAGCATGCTGCCGCCAGGCACCAAATCGCGCGACTTGATCGACGTCCGGGCGGCGGACGCCCACTTCGTCATCGACCAGCTGGCCGAGATCGCCCGCGGCCACAACCCGGATGTGGAACACAAGCCGCTCCCCCACGGGCTGACCCAGGCCGTGAGCACGAAACACATCGGGATGTTCGGCGCTTCCCTCGGCGGAGGATCGGTGGCCGCTGCCATGCACGCGGACTCCAGGATCGACGCCGGCGCGAACCTGGACGGCCAGCTCTTCGGCTCGTCGGAACACCAGCGGCTCGACCGCCCCTACATGCTGTTCAGTTCCGGGCACCACAACCGCAACACCGACCCGAGCTGGGCACGGCTCTGGGAAAACCTGCACGGCGAGCGGCTCGACCTGAAGCTGCGCGGCTCCGGGCACAACTCCTTCGTCGACAACCAGGTCCTGTTCCCTCAGGCGCCGGGCGCCTTCGGGGTAACCCCGGAAGTGATGCAGCAGGCACTCGGCACGATCGACCCCAACCGCTCCATCGAGGTCCAACGCACCTACGTCGCCGCCTTCTTCGACAAGCACCTGCGCAACCAGCACAGCGACCTGCTCGACGGGCCCTCGCGCCATTTCCCGGAAATCGCCTTCGTGCGCTGA